Genomic DNA from Pseudomonas helmanticensis:
CCCACGGCAGTTCATAGACGCACTCCAGCAAAGTGTTGATCGAGCGCGGGATGGCTGGAATCACGCACTGACAAATTATTGACAGGCAACGGCCAGGCAATCGCCAGCCGTGGATCGTTTACCGACAGACCGCCCTCATGCTCCGGCGCGTAATCGGCGCTGTGCAGGTAGAGCAATTCGGCGTCTTCGCTGAGGGTCTGGAAACCGTGGGCGAAGCCGGCCGGAATCAACAGGCTGCGACCGTCGCCGGCCTTGAGGTGCTCGGCGTGCCAATGCAGAAAGGTCGCGGAATCGGGGCGCAGATCCACCGCGACATCCCACACTTCACCGCGCAGGCAGGTGATCAGTTTGGCCTCCGGCGCATTGCCATTCTGATAATGCAAACCACGCACACTGCCCTTCTCGCGAGTGCAGGAATGGTTGATCTGACGGATATGGAATTCGCTGCCAAACGCACTCAGGCTGCCCTCGCAGAACAGCCGGGCGAAGTGCCCGCGCTGATCTTCGAAGCGCTTGTGCTGGACGCTGAACAACCCGGCGAGCGGCAACGCCTTCAGGGAAAACTCGCTCACAGCGCGCCTCGGTACAGGTTCAGTTGGCCGAGGGTGACGTTGCGCATGTCATCGCCGTTCTGCCACGCCAGGTGCCAGTCGAGGGTCTGCGTCAGGCATTGCTGCAAGGTCCAGCGCGGTTGCCAGCCAAGGACCTGACGCGCGCGGCTGCTGTCCAGGCGCAACAGGCCGGCCTCGTGCAGTTCGCTTTTTTCGATGCGTAAGCCGCGCGCTTGCGGCCAGCGGCTGGCGAGCAATTCGACCACTTCGCCGACGCTGCACATGTCCGTCTCGCCCGGGCCGAAGTTCCACGCCCCGGCGTACTCCGGGCCCTCTTCGTAGAGACCGGCGGCGAGTTGCAGGTAACCGGCCAGCGGCTCCAGCGCGTGCTGCCACGGGCGCACGGCTTGCGGGTAACGCAGGGTCACCGGCTCGTCTGCGGTCCAGGCTTTCAGCACATCGGGGATCAGGCGCTCAGGGGCGAAATCGCCGCCGCCCAAGACGTTGCCAGCGCGCGCGGTGGCCAGCGCCAGACCGTGCTCGGCGTACTTGTCGGCCGGGAAGAACGACGCAGCATAAGATTGTGCAAGCAGTTCACAGCAAGCCTTGCTGCTGCTGTAAGGATCGTGGCCACCGAGGGCTTCGTCTTCACGGTACGGCCACAGCCATTCCTTGTTGGCGTAGACCTTGTCGGTGGTGACCAGCACGCAGGCACGCACGCAACCGACCTGACGAATCGCTTCGAGCAGGTTCAGCGTGCCCATGACGTTGCTGGAGTAAGTGCCCAGCGGATCGCGATAACCTTCGCGCACCAATGGTTGCGCGGCCAGGTGCAGAACGATTTCCGGCTCGGTGTCGGCGATGATTTCCAGCAGCGCGCCGAGATCACGCAGATCACCGCGTTGATCGTTGATGCCTTCGTGCACGCGCGCCAGTTCGAACAGGCTCGGCTCGGTCGACGGATCGAGGGAAAAGCCGCTGACTTGCGCGCCGAGGCTTTGCAGCCACAGGGTCAGCCAACTGCCTTTGAAACCGGTGTGACCGGTAACGAGAACGCGTTTACCGCGCCAGAAATCCGCACTCAAGCCCATTGCTTCCATGGGGCCTCCCCGCTCTGCCACAGCGCTTCGAGATGGTTTTTGTCACGCAGGGTGTCCATCGGATGCCAGAAGCCTTCGTGTTCGAAAGCTTTCAGTTGTTCATCTGCGGCCAAACGCGCCAACGGCTCGGCTTCCCAGGTGGTGGCGTCATCGGCGATGTACGGCAGCACTTTCGGCGAGAGCACGAAAAAGCCTCCGTTGATCCAGCCACCGTCACCGCGAGGTTTTTCGGTGAAGCCCAGCACTTGATCGCCCTGACGCTCAAGCGCGCCATACCGACCCGGTGGCTGCACGGCGGTGACGGTCGCCAGACGGCCGTGGGCTTTGTGGTAATCCACCAGTTGCGCGATGTTGATATCGGAAACGCCGTCGCCGTAGGTGAAGCAGAACGCCTCTTCATCCTTGAGGTAACGGCCGGCACGCAGCAGACGGCCACCGGTCATGGTTTCCTCACCGGTGTCGATAAGGGTGACGCTCCACGGCTCGCTGTAATTCTGATGCACATCCATGCGGTTTTCGCGCATGTTGAAAGTGACGTCGGAGGTGTGCAGGAAGTAGTTGGCGAAGAAATCCTTGATCGCGTAGCCCTTGTAGCCCAGGCAGATCACGAAGTCGTGAATTCCGTGGGCGGAATACTGCTTCATGATGTGCCAGAGAATTGGCTTGCCGCCGATCTCGATCATCGGCTTGGGCTTGAGGTGCGACTCTTCACTGATGCGCGTGCCGAGGCCACCCGCCAAAATTACTGCCTTCATCGTCTCCCCTCTCGCTCGTCACAGGGCTGCGCAAGGCTTTGTTGAGCTGTGCGAGCCTTCTGGCTAAACCTTTTGCCGCTGCGGGCGCTGCTGAGCGCTCGTTTTATGGCGATTTGAGGGGTACTTGCAGGAAACGCGCCAGCTCGGCAAGCCCCGCGTCCGGGGCACAAAGGCCCATGAAAAAAGGGATGAATCCGTCAGCGGAATCATCCCTTTGATCAAGCTACAGCTGTGGTTTGAATGGATCAGCCAAACATGGCGAACGCATCACCACTGGTTGGCAGATCATAGACCTGGCCGTCGGCGGTCTGGATATGCTCGATGGTGTTGAAGCCCGCGTACCAGTCCGCCAGTTTCACGCCGTTGTCCGGCACACCACTGCCGGTGTCATTGGCACTGTGCAGATAGGCGTCGTTACCGATGCGGGTCACGCTCAACTGACCGGTATTGGCAATGGTGTTGAGGATCAGGGTGTCGTCCATGTCCAGCCCTTCATCCTGAATCGTCACCAGCCCGATGGTGTTCACCACGTAGGTGTCATTGCCGTAACCACCATAAGCACTGACGCCGGAGAGTGCCTGGCTGGAGAAATTGATGATCAACTGGTCATCGCCCTGCCCGCCAAAGGCAACCCCGCTTCCCAGCGTGATCGTGTCATTGCCGTCATCGCCACTGGCCCAAGTGAACAGGTCGTTGCTGGCAGCGACGATGACATCATTGCCCGCGCCGCCTGAAAGCGTATCCGACTGCCCTGCAGCATCCTGCCCGGACGCCAGACCGCCGTAGAGGTGGTCATTGCCATCGCCGCCCTGAATCTGGTCGTCGCCCGCACTGCCCTCCAGAATGTTGTCGTCCGAATTGCCTTCAAGGGAGTCATTGAACTGACTGCCGCGCAGGCCTTCGATATCAATGTAAACGTCATAAAGAGCAATGCCGCTCTGCGGGCCCCAGTTGAGGGAGGCGCTCAAACCTTCAGTGCTGTCGCCGTAACTGACGATGTCGATACCGGCTCCACCTTCGAAGCGATCGCCACCCGCACCACCGTACAACACATCATTGCCGGCGCCAGAGACGATGGTGTTGCTCTCGTCATTGCCGTAGCCGGTAAAGTCGGCAGTCCCGGTATACGTCAGGTTTTCAATGAACGGATCAAGGTGCATCGCAGACAGATTGGTGTACAGATGATCGGTTCCGCCTCGAAAATCACCCTCCTCTTCAATAGTCACTCCGGCGCTATTGATGATGTAGATATCGTCCCCGTCACCACCCGCGACAGTCACGCCAGCGACATTGACGGTGTAGTGGTCAGCACCCGATGTACCGATGACTTTTTCCACGTTTCGCAGTGTGTCGCCCTCTGCGTTGACGCCATCACCGCCGATCAGCAGGTTGACGGAATCAAAGGCGGATCGATAATTGACGGTGTCGTAACCAGCGGCACCATCAACGATCATCGAGCCTTGATGACGATAAATCACGTCATCGAAATTCGAACCCTGAATCGCTTCAATGCCAGTGAAAGTGTCGCCATAAGCGATGGTCAGACCGTCGAAGTTGCTGAAGTCCTCGACCCGTACACCCTCAAGGCTATCGCTGTAGCTGACCGTGTCGAAGCCATCGCCACCGACAAAGTGATCGGCGCCCGCGCCGCCCCACAACCAGTCATTACCGGCGCCGCCAATGATTTCGTTGTCACTGGCATTGCCGTAACCGCTGAAATCGCCGGTACCGGTGAACGTCAGCTTCTCGATAAACGGGTCCATCTTGATGGTATTGAGGCTGGTGCGCAGCTCATCGTAGCCAAGATGATCCTCCTCGGTGATCGTCACGCCCTCGCCGTCGACAATGTAAACATCATCACCGACGCTGCCCTCCAGCGTCACACCCGCCACCGAACTGGTGAACGTATCGTTGTGAAAGCTACCGAATACTTTCTCCACTCCAATCAGGGTATCGCTCTTGCCATCGGGGCCGGTGACCGTAGCCACACCGCCGCCAAACTCGACATTGATCCCCGAGGACATTGCGTAGTAGCTCGCCGCGTCAAAACCTTCACCGCCATCCAGTACGTCTGATCCCGCGCTGCCCAGCAGTAAATCATCCGACTCCAGTCCATAGAGTTGGTCATTATCGTCGGTGCCCAACAGGACATCCGCTTCACTCGTTCCATTTAAGACAGCCATTTGCGTCTTCCTTGTGTTGTTGAAACCGGATCTTCCATGGGTGCGATGCAAACCGAGGCAGCACGGCCGCCCCGTCTATACACCCGCAGGCAAACAAACGAATAACGGGGTATCGACTGAAGAAATCCAAAGCTTGAGGCTGGCGGGAGAAATCTCTGCTGATCGATGTAAGTACGTATTTCAAGGTACAAAAAAAGGCGACCCGAAAAGGTCGCCTTTTTTGATACGTCGCAAGCCGATCAGTCGGCCAGCCAGCCGTATTCCCAGTAGCGCAGGTTATCGCCGCGCAGCACGTAATCGCGCAGCACCACCTCCCGCAAATCATCCCCCATGCGATAGCTGGCATCCGGGTCAGACAGGTGCATGCGAATTGCCTGCAACCATTCATCCGTGGTGTTGGTCTTGACGCGAGTGCACGGCAGGTAGCCGCGATACGCTTCGGTGTCGGTACAAACCACCGGATAACCACAAGCACCGTACTCAAGCAGGCGCAGGTTGCTCTTGCAGTCGTTGAATATGTGGAACTCAAGCGGTGCCAGCGCCAGGTCAAGGTTGAGGCTTGCCAGTTTCGCCGGATACACGTCGAGCGGGATCACCCCATGGAACTCGTGCATGTATGGCCGCAGATCATCCGGGCACATGCCAAAAAATACCCAGTCGACCTCATTGGCCAGTTCGCGGACGACATCCGCGATTACCGCCAGGTCACCGTGATGACTGGTGCCTCCACCCCAGCCAACTCGCGGCTTTTTCGAGGTACGACGCTGACTGCGCAAGTTGCTCCACAAATCTTTGGCCAACATGTTCGGCACGACACGAATGTCGTGATGCATGTCCGACAGGACGTTGGCCAGCGGCTGAGTGGATACGACCACGCGATCACACAGCCCGATTGCGCGACGCACCATGCGCTCCATGTCCTGCTTGCTCGGCATGTTGCGGATGTGCGCATTGCGATGCGGGACGTCGATGACATAGTCATCGAGTTCGTAGATCCGCCGCGCACTGAAGTATTTTTTCAGCGGTGGAATTTCATCGATGGCGAGTTCCGAATAACGGCCTTGCAGAACAATCACATCGGGGGACTGGCGCTCGATATCAATGATCGATGGCAAACCGTAGCAAATGCGCCCTTCAATTCTGTTTGCCGCCTCCAACTCGATCATCGGCTGGCTCATGCGGTAATGACCAATGGCCGATGCATTGATTGGCACGACCAGTACATTGGGCAGCCGCGCCTTGGAAAATGGACTCCAACCGGTACGCAGACCCGGCTCAATACTGAAGCAGGTTGCACCAACACCCTGTAATGCCAGGTTGACGTTATAGGCTGGATCACGCGCTATAAGTGGCAGCCAGCGCTGGTAAAACGTGTCCAGCTCCTCGACGTGCACTTGCTCTTCTTCCTGCGTCGCCGCCGAGCCAGGCCGCGCCCCTACTGCAAGCGTGGCATAGGGATTCCATACCACCAAATAACCTTCCTGGCCGACTCGCAGACATAGATCCGCGATATTGAGCGATTGTTTCAGGTGCTGCTCGTCGAGTTTCCCGACAGCCTCGAAGACCGTCTTGCGGACCATCAGGCAGTCACCGCCCACTGCGCTCAGATCATGTACCGCCTGCAGGCGGAACATGTAGCCGTCAGACTGCATCGGCTGACCATAAAATGGCAGTCCCACCGGCCCTTGCAACCCAAGAATCAGACCGGCGTGCAGCACACATCCATCCGGGTTGAACAACCTCGCACCCACCACTCCGACCTCAGGGCGCTGCGCATGATTGAGCAGTTCGTCCAGCCAGTCCGCCCGGGTGATCACCGCAAAAGTATTAAGCATCACCACATATTCGCCGCGTGCGTGGCCTACCGCAAAATTGTACAAGGCCGCCGCATTACCCTTTTGCGGGAAGCTCAAAACGCGAATCCGGTCGCCGCCCAACTGCGCCATGCCATCCAGCCATGCCAACGCTTCAGCGCTTTCACTGCCATTGTCGACCAACACCAATTCATATTCGGTGTAAGCCGTCTTCTCCAACAGGGTTTCGACACAGCGCTGCAAGGCGGCGGTCTGATCCCGGGCAGTAATAATGACCGAGACCAGCGGCCGCCGGGCATGATGATAGTCGACACGATTGAGCAGCTCAGTGCTACCGCGACGAATCTCGTGGGCAACGCCCAGACGCTGCAAATGCGCTTCGAGCACGCGTGGGTTTTGCTCCACCACGCCGGGTTCGGCCAGCCACGCGGACAGATCGAATTTCGATTCCAGCAACACTTCGGCGATATGACCGATGACCTGTATGCCCTCGCTCTCGACCATGCGCAACAACACATCATGGGGGGCCAGTTCGGCGAACGCAGGATCAAACCCGCCGAGCGCCAGAAACTGCTCGCGCTTGAACGCCAAGGCACGTCCGACATAAGGATAACTGCGCATCAGATCCAGATTGAAATCCGGCTTGAATGCAGGCTCTACCGATTCGCCGCCACGCAGGCTGCCTTCATCGCTGTACAGACACGTCAGCGATGAGAAACGGGCAATTCGCTCGGCCATGACCAACAATGACGGCACTACCGGGCGATCGCCGGCCTGCAACAAGTAGAACCAGTCCGCGCCCTCCAACTGCGGCAACAGTGCGTTGATCTGCTCCAGACCGTCATCCTGCAACGGCATGCGGAACACTCGTCCATCCAGTTGCGCCTCAGTACAGGAAGCGGACAACACCAGAATCAGCTCAGGCAAATAATCCTGGGCAGCCAGCGCTTCCAGCGTGCGTTCGAGACCATCCTGTCTGCCCAACCCATCAATGATGATCGGTACGATTCGGGGTTGGTGCGACCAACCGGCAAGGGTTTCCGGCAGCAACTTGCGCTGCCCTTCAGTGAGCACCCGACACTCCAGCCATTGCGCATAAAGTTCAGCAAAACTGAAGCTGTCGACACCGACCGCCCATTCCTGACGGCTTTGCTTGGAACCCAGAGTTCGGCTCAGGGGAAGCTCTTCCCAAACCCTCGGCGATTCATCAGCCTTGGTCAAGGGAATGTAGCGAACCCATCCCTGTGCAGGCGCGGACTCACCGCTTCGAACCTTGAGCATTTGCGAGATCCACTCTCGCTCGACCTCAACCGCATCCTTCATGCGCTGTTGCGCGCTCAGTCGCTCTGGATAGAGTCGCTCGGCGCTCAGCACATTGTTGGACACCGCCAGATTGCCGCGCCGTAACAGACAGACATACAGGGCAAAATCCAGGGTCGCCACGAAGCAGCAACCCTCTTCAGTCAATGCCGGCAGCAACTCGACGATATCGGCACGCCGGAACAAGGCGTTGCTGAATCCGCCGAGAACGTTGACCGGGAATTTTTCAAATATACCCAGCAGATCGTCACCCTTGAGCAAGCCGCTGTAAGGTGACAAAGAGGTGTTTTCCAGACGCCCGGGCAAGATGATGTCGTTGGCATCCCAGAGCAGTCGCTGGGCCGTCACCAGACTGACCTCCTCGCGCAACATTTCATGGGCCTGCTGCTCGATGCAATTTGAATAGAGCAGGTCATCGTCACACAGAAACTTGATGAATTCGCCCTGCGCCTGACTCAGGCAGACCTTCAAATTGCCGACCATTCCCAGCGTCTGCGGGTTGCGCACATAGCGCACAACCACACCGGTCTGATCGACTACCGCGGCAACGATTTCCTCGATTGCGCTGCCGCGACTGTCATCGCACACAATGATTTCAAGATTGCCATAGCCTTGCCCGACGGCACTGCGCAGGGCCTTCTCGAAATATCGTGGATTGAAGGCAGGAATGACCAGACTGACAAGGGGAAGTGAATTCACGGCAGACTCGCAAGCGGCGGGAGCCCGCCCGGAACAGCGAGCCCTCTGGATACCGCAAAAAAAGACATTAGATACTCAAGAGCCAAAACAAACGGGCGCTTGCGCGCCCGGTTACCGTCAGATCTTGTTGAACAGGCCCAGCTGGCTGATCTTGCTGAATGCCAGTTGCGCCGCTTGCAGCATGGTTTGTTGCAGAGTCAGACGCGTCATGACTTCTGCCGGGTCCGAATCACGGATCGAGCCTTGAGTCGTGGTATTGGCGGTGCTCAGGCTCTGATTGGTGACGGTTTGCATATCCAGCGATTGACCGCGAGCACCGATTGAAGTGACAGCGGCGCCGACCTGATTGGAAGCGCTATCGATGTTACCTAGCCCCGCTTCCATGATGCCCTGGAATTTTTGCTTGGCGACGTCATTGCCATCGATCGGCGCATTCAACGCGGTCACCATCTGACCCAGCGTATCGAGGATATTCTGCGTCTGATGGTTGTTCGACTGGATCGAAAACTGATCACCGGCTGCAGGAGTGTTGCCCAATGCAAAGGTCACGCCCGCAGCGGTTGCGTTACCGCCAGCGACAGTGCCCGAGGACACTGGCTTGCTGTCAGCAGTGACAGGCGCCGCATACAAATCAAAAGCAGTGGCACTGGTGAACTTGAGGACTGCACCGCCCTGCGGGAAGGCGTTGCTGTAAGCCACAGGATCAGTGATGTTCGAACCGGTGATAACGGCGGTCGACGGGTTGCCCGGGCTACGTGCGGTAGTGAACGAGTCAGGCGTGGCCGACAATTGGAAGCTGTGCCCGGCGATCACGGCGTCGGGGTTGGTGTCACCCGCCTTGAGGTTGATGTTCAACTTCATGTCGACACCACGGAAGCTGACCGTCTGGTTGGCACCGCTGCTGTTGCTGATCAAACCATTCTGGGTTGCTTCAGCCGTAACATCATTACCCAGCGCATCGGTGATTTTCAGCTGCGTACTGCTGAGGAAGCTGACGGTGTAAGGCTCGCCGCCGGCAAATTTGGCGTTGTAGGTGGCAGCCGTTCCGACCGTACCGTTGGACAGCACGACACGACCGTCGTCAACCGGTGGAGAGGTCATGGTGGTGTTGGTGCGAGCGGTGTTGATGGTCTGCTGGAACGCGTCCCAGCCGGTAGTGTTGGTACCGACCGACATACCGTCGCCAATGCCCAGATTGATGGTGGTCTGGTCACCGTTGTAACTGTAAGTGCCGTCGTTGTTTTGCGAGTACGGCGCGGTATCGGTTTTCGAACCGGAAAACAGGTAGTTGCCGTCGGCATCCTTGGAGTTCATCAGGCCCAGGACTTGTTGCTGGATCTGCGACAGTTGCGCAGCGTAAGCCTGGCGGTCCTTGTCGGTAAGGTTGCCGTTGTTGGCGGCCAGGGAGATTTCCTTGGCACTCTGCAACGCCGTGGTGATGGAGTCCAGCGTGGTTTCCTGCACCGTCAGCGCACTCTTGGTGCTGCTGATGTTGGTGCTGTACTGATCCAGCATCGCGGCCTGCTGACCCAGTTGCAGCAAACGGCCGGCGCCGACCGGATCGTCGGAAGCGGTGTTGATGCGCGTCAGGCTGCTCGCCTCACTGGCGGTGGCAACGGCCTTGTTGAAGTTACGCTGATAGTCCGAAGCTTGCGTTCCGTAATACTGGGCGGTGGAAATGCGCATGAATTACGACTCCTTAAAGGCTGTTGATCAGCGTGGCGAAAGTTTCCTGCGCAGCTTTGATGATCTGCGAAGACGCTGTGTAGTACTGCTGGTATTTGACCAGGTTGCCGGTCTCTTCATCCAGGTTGACCCCGGACAACGAATCGCGGGCACCTTTGGCGTTATCGAGAATCGCCGAGGTCGCAGCGCTGTCGGACTTGCCTTGGGCGGTCTTGGTGCCGACGTTGGTGACCAGCTTGTTGTAGGCGTCAGTCAGGCTGATGCCCTTGCTCGCCGAACCGGTGTCGACGGTCTGCTTGGTTTGCAGGCCGACCAGCGCCTGCGCGTTGCGGTTGTCCGAAGACGCCGCACCGGTGAGGTTCATGGTGAAGGTTTCGCCGGACTTCGGCGTGCCGCCGACCGTGGTCTGCACGGTGAAGGTCTTCTGCACGTTCGGCGTGACGGTCGTGTCCATCACCGGGTTGCCGCTGGCATCGACGATGCCGACTTTGAGGTTCAGCGTGTTCGCCTGACCGGGAACGATGGTGCCGCTGCCGATGGTCGCGCCCTTGGCATCCACCAGGTTGTAAGACTGGCTACCGCCACTGGCCGCACCGAACACCAGTTTGACTGGCGTCGAATTCTTCAGCGCCGCCTGCATGTCTGCCTGGGCGGTCGGGTTGTAGATATTGATGCTGTCGCTGAGTGTCGGCTGAGTGTAAGTCCCCAGGCCGGCAGCGCTGGCCACACCGGTCAAGGGACCGGCCGCAGCGATTTTCTTCGGGTCGCTGAGAACGGTCTGGATGCTCGCCGCCGCGTTGCGGGTCGGCGTCACCTTGAAGCTGTCACCGGCGCTCAACGCACCGCCATTGAGCGACAGAGTGAAGCCGTCGATCACCGGTGGCGGGTTGGTGGTGGTGCTGAACGCGCCCAGGTCGGTGCCGTCGGACCGCTTGACAGTGTAGTCGGTGGCGCTGGTGAACGTGACTTGATAATCACTGGTGGTCAGCTTGCCGGTGTCCTTGATGGTGACATCAAGGTTGCCCGAACCGGTGCTGTTGCCCGACGCCGCGATGCTGCGCTGGCTGACCAGTGCAGCACTGTTGATGTTGTTGAACAGCGCCGCGCCGAAGTCACCGTTCTTGTCGATGCCTTGCGCTTGCTGGCTGTTGATCTGATCAGCCACCACCAGTGCAACACGACCCAGCTCATTGAGCGAAGGGTCGAGGACTTCTTTGCGATACGTCAGCAGACCGCCCATTTCGCCACCGCTCATCACCGAAGTGATGTCGAGGGTGCTCGAACCGCGGTCCATCTGAATGCCCATGCGCGACGGATCGTCTTTGAGCGGCACGGTGCTCAGGGTGTTGGTGGTGTTGCCGATCACCAGCGGCTGACCGCTGCCGACGTAGATGTCGAAGCTGGTACCGCGCTCGACGACCTGCGCACCGGTCAGCTCGGACAGTTGGCGCACGGCTTCGTTACGGCTGTCGAGCAGATCGTTCGGCGCACCGCCACTGGTGGAAATCTCGCCGATCTTCTGGTTCAGCGTGGCAATCGAACTGGCCAGCTTGTTGACCTGGGCGGCCATGTCACCAAGACTGCCGTTGATGCTGGTGTTCTGGTCGTTGAGCTGCTTGGCGAGGGTGTTGAAGCGGTTGGTCAAAGCCTGCGCGCCGGTCAGCACCGATTGACGGGAAGTGTCATCGGTGGCCGAGGTCGAAACGCCCTGCATCGAGGTGAAGAATTTTTGCAGCACACCGGTCAGGCCGGTATTGGTATCGGACAGCATCGAGTCCAGCGGCGTGGCCTGTGCCAGATAGGCCGCCGACTCGCTGTCGAGCGAGGTCGCGGTGTGCAACTGGCTTTCCAGGTACGAGTTGTAGACCCGGCGCACGTCGGCCAGGGTCGTGCCCGTGCCGATGAAGACGTTACCGAACTGCTGCGAGGATTTGGTCCCCTGCACGGTTTGCTGACGCGAATAACCGGCGGTGTCGACGTTGGCAATGTTGTTGCCTGTCGTAGCCAAAGAGGACTGGCTGGCCGACAGTCCCGACATCCCGATATTGAGCAAACTCATGGTTCAGACCTTATACCTTGTGCCTTATAAAGGCGTGGTGGATACACCCGCCGCAGCGTAGTTTTGGAAACTGTTCATCTGCTTGGCTATCTGCGAAATCTTTGTCGCGTAGTTCGGGTCGGTGGCGTAACCGGCCTTCTGCAACTCGCGTACAAACTGTTCTGGGTTATCGGCAGACTTCACGACATCTTGATAGCGATTATTGGTCTGCAGCAAAGTCACCAGATCGTGGAAGCTGTCCTTGTAGGAAGCATAGGAACGGAACTCCGCCGTCTCCTTGACCATCTGCCCGTCGCGGAATTCGCTGGTGATCGCCCGGGCCGAATCGCCCTTCCAGTTGCTGCTCGCCTTGATGCCAAACAGGTTGTGGCTGCTGCTGCCATCCTGGGCGCGCATGACCGATTTGCCCCAACCGGTTTCCAGTGCCGCCTGTGCGACCAGATAACGCGGATCGACGCCGATACGGTCGGCGGCTTCCTTGGCCATCGGCAACATGGTGTTGACGAACTCGTCGGCGGAACTGAAGGCTTTCTTCGCCGGCGCCAACGGGATCTGCGCCATCGCACGGCCGTAAATCTGCATCTGCCCGCCGGTGGCTTTATCGCTTTCGGCACGGGCCAGCCAGTCGCCGTTGTACAACGGGCCTGCGCCAGTAGCGACGGCGGTGGTGGCGCGTGGCAGCACGGTATTCGATGCCGGCGTGGCATTCGTCGTGGCCGACGGCACCAGACCTGCGAGCAGACGATCAGCCAGTTTCGGCGGCAAGGCCAGACGACGCTTGTTGATCATCGCCATGTCATTGCTGTGCGAAATGCCTGCGGTGTTCGACACACGCCCGGAACGCGAAGCCCACAACGGACGCTCGCCATTGACCCGCGACAACGGACCGTTGGTGGCGGTGGTGCCAGCAGCAACCGGCGTGGCCACCGCAGCGACTTTGGCCCGAGCTTCTTCCTGCTTGGCGGCGGACGCGGCGGCAGCCTCACCCGGCGCCATCGGTTTGTTCTTCTGCATCTGGCGCAACAGCACGTCAGCCAGGCCGATACCACCGCCCTCGCGGGACATGGAAACGGCCAGTTGCTGATCGGACATTTCCTGATATTGCTTGGCCGCCGGGGTGTTGAGCGGATTGTCCTGACCCAGCGTTTCGGTGGCCGAACGCATCGATTTGAGCATTTCACCAATGAACAGCGACTCGAATTCCTGCGCCACCTTGCGCATGTTGCCGTCGCTGTTCTTGTCGCCGACTTTCAGCTTATTCAGGCGATTGAGGTCGGAGTACGA
This window encodes:
- a CDS encoding glycosyltransferase, with the protein product MNSLPLVSLVIPAFNPRYFEKALRSAVGQGYGNLEIIVCDDSRGSAIEEIVAAVVDQTGVVVRYVRNPQTLGMVGNLKVCLSQAQGEFIKFLCDDDLLYSNCIEQQAHEMLREEVSLVTAQRLLWDANDIILPGRLENTSLSPYSGLLKGDDLLGIFEKFPVNVLGGFSNALFRRADIVELLPALTEEGCCFVATLDFALYVCLLRRGNLAVSNNVLSAERLYPERLSAQQRMKDAVEVEREWISQMLKVRSGESAPAQGWVRYIPLTKADESPRVWEELPLSRTLGSKQSRQEWAVGVDSFSFAELYAQWLECRVLTEGQRKLLPETLAGWSHQPRIVPIIIDGLGRQDGLERTLEALAAQDYLPELILVLSASCTEAQLDGRVFRMPLQDDGLEQINALLPQLEGADWFYLLQAGDRPVVPSLLVMAERIARFSSLTCLYSDEGSLRGGESVEPAFKPDFNLDLMRSYPYVGRALAFKREQFLALGGFDPAFAELAPHDVLLRMVESEGIQVIGHIAEVLLESKFDLSAWLAEPGVVEQNPRVLEAHLQRLGVAHEIRRGSTELLNRVDYHHARRPLVSVIITARDQTAALQRCVETLLEKTAYTEYELVLVDNGSESAEALAWLDGMAQLGGDRIRVLSFPQKGNAAALYNFAVGHARGEYVVMLNTFAVITRADWLDELLNHAQRPEVGVVGARLFNPDGCVLHAGLILGLQGPVGLPFYGQPMQSDGYMFRLQAVHDLSAVGGDCLMVRKTVFEAVGKLDEQHLKQSLNIADLCLRVGQEGYLVVWNPYATLAVGARPGSAATQEEEQVHVEELDTFYQRWLPLIARDPAYNVNLALQGVGATCFSIEPGLRTGWSPFSKARLPNVLVVPINASAIGHYRMSQPMIELEAANRIEGRICYGLPSIIDIERQSPDVIVLQGRYSELAIDEIPPLKKYFSARRIYELDDYVIDVPHRNAHIRNMPSKQDMERMVRRAIGLCDRVVVSTQPLANVLSDMHHDIRVVPNMLAKDLWSNLRSQRRTSKKPRVGWGGGTSHHGDLAVIADVVRELANEVDWVFFGMCPDDLRPYMHEFHGVIPLDVYPAKLASLNLDLALAPLEFHIFNDCKSNLRLLEYGACGYPVVCTDTEAYRGYLPCTRVKTNTTDEWLQAIRMHLSDPDASYRMGDDLREVVLRDYVLRGDNLRYWEYGWLAD
- a CDS encoding flagellar hook-associated protein 3, with translation MRISTAQYYGTQASDYQRNFNKAVATASEASSLTRINTASDDPVGAGRLLQLGQQAAMLDQYSTNISSTKSALTVQETTLDSITTALQSAKEISLAANNGNLTDKDRQAYAAQLSQIQQQVLGLMNSKDADGNYLFSGSKTDTAPYSQNNDGTYSYNGDQTTINLGIGDGMSVGTNTTGWDAFQQTINTARTNTTMTSPPVDDGRVVLSNGTVGTAATYNAKFAGGEPYTVSFLSSTQLKITDALGNDVTAEATQNGLISNSSGANQTVSFRGVDMKLNINLKAGDTNPDAVIAGHSFQLSATPDSFTTARSPGNPSTAVITGSNITDPVAYSNAFPQGGAVLKFTSATAFDLYAAPVTADSKPVSSGTVAGGNATAAGVTFALGNTPAAGDQFSIQSNNHQTQNILDTLGQMVTALNAPIDGNDVAKQKFQGIMEAGLGNIDSASNQVGAAVTSIGARGQSLDMQTVTNQSLSTANTTTQGSIRDSDPAEVMTRLTLQQTMLQAAQLAFSKISQLGLFNKI
- the flgK gene encoding flagellar hook-associated protein FlgK codes for the protein MSLLNIGMSGLSASQSSLATTGNNIANVDTAGYSRQQTVQGTKSSQQFGNVFIGTGTTLADVRRVYNSYLESQLHTATSLDSESAAYLAQATPLDSMLSDTNTGLTGVLQKFFTSMQGVSTSATDDTSRQSVLTGAQALTNRFNTLAKQLNDQNTSINGSLGDMAAQVNKLASSIATLNQKIGEISTSGGAPNDLLDSRNEAVRQLSELTGAQVVERGTSFDIYVGSGQPLVIGNTTNTLSTVPLKDDPSRMGIQMDRGSSTLDITSVMSGGEMGGLLTYRKEVLDPSLNELGRVALVVADQINSQQAQGIDKNGDFGAALFNNINSAALVSQRSIAASGNSTGSGNLDVTIKDTGKLTTSDYQVTFTSATDYTVKRSDGTDLGAFSTTTNPPPVIDGFTLSLNGGALSAGDSFKVTPTRNAAASIQTVLSDPKKIAAAGPLTGVASAAGLGTYTQPTLSDSINIYNPTAQADMQAALKNSTPVKLVFGAASGGSQSYNLVDAKGATIGSGTIVPGQANTLNLKVGIVDASGNPVMDTTVTPNVQKTFTVQTTVGGTPKSGETFTMNLTGAASSDNRNAQALVGLQTKQTVDTGSASKGISLTDAYNKLVTNVGTKTAQGKSDSAATSAILDNAKGARDSLSGVNLDEETGNLVKYQQYYTASSQIIKAAQETFATLINSL